The Paramisgurnus dabryanus chromosome 24, PD_genome_1.1, whole genome shotgun sequence genome contains the following window.
AGATGATGTTATGTTAAGCTAAAAGTGATTTTTAAATAGACTAGATTAGTAGTGGGCAAACTTTTTTCACTTGAAGGCCACATCAGGATTTTGAATCCAAAATGAAAGGCCACATAGTATGCACTTCTGCCTTTTGTCTGATAAAGTATTTTGTTGTGCATTCATATTAAACATGCAacatttgcattcattttttgtttttgccacactattttttattaatctGCGGCAAGCAGGGAATTGAATATATTACAATAGACTACTGTAAGCAGAGTTTCCTTCAGCGCTTGCATTACATTTTACATGACATCATTTGAAAGGTCATTTCATCCatagcaacttacagtgcattacaagtcATACATCTCATCCGTATGTGTGGCCTCATGACGATTGAAGTGTGTGCTTAGGGGGTGTGTACACCAATGTGTTTTCACCTTTGCCTGGTGTATGTTTTTAAtggtttccaatggaagcgtcACACTAAAAAATGGCAAATGTTGGTGTTTTTTCCACGCTCTGCACTTTTAGCACCCACAGTTAAAAAAAAGCTAAACCTTAGGTGACATGCTCAGTGTTTAAGCACTTTGGTGTACATACCCCCATAATGAACttactgtgtttttaaagcttcGATTGTGTTTACACTTTCGCAATATAagatgtgttcatgtttcacgtgttaaaaaaatggtattttttacacaatACTTAGCTCTGTTtttactgtcctcaaaacgggctgatgtcttctttgttctatgaagtccctccttcagaaatacgtatcgagttctgattgtgtagattgtttagtgtgttgtgattcgatagcagcttagcttgcgtTAGCTTAGCTTGCGTTAGCTTAGCTTGCGTTAGCTTAGCTTGCGTTAGCCTAGCTTGCGTTAGCTTAGCTTGCGTTAGCTTAGCTTGCGTTAGCCTAGCTTGCGTTAGCTTAGCTTGCGTTAGCCTAGCTGGCTACTGACGTATTccagtgggcggagtttagtcaaaaaactgttctagtgacgtcattaaagcaggaaatagagggctgtagtccaaaccggccattcaCTGTAGgttttgaaaggcgaattctgttgaagaaaatatatcgcttggCATAGAACTTagaaattgtattattatttattattattattatttatgctattatagcaacattacacactagctagggtttaaaaaatgggatcaggagaaacgtgacctttaaatatcaacaaaccaccattatggtgatcagtatTTTCATCAGCTTATTTCCATTTAAAAGGACACGCCCAAAAAAGCACATTTTTTCTCGCACctacagaaaatttaaagtggCAAATTTAACATGTTATGATAAATTATTTGTGGTGTATTTTAAGCTTAAACcttacatacgtactctgggcacaccaaagatttattttacttattaaaaagatctcataatatgacccaaTAATATGAAGTTTTATAGTATATTTTGGGAATTTGTGTCTTGTATTTTATCCTGCCTGTATTGACAAAATTTCCTAACAGACACACATTTCATTAACCCAAAATCACACTGTAAAgccatgcactgtaaaaagttggatcaattTAAAAACGTTAAGGGGTTACCAACTGAAGAaactttttaagttgatccaacctttttttttttgtagactCAATTCTTATTTATACAACAGCCAAATCTAGTCTCCAAGTGCACACCCTtcagtatttttatattttgttttggaagtagttttgtttattgttgACTAAAATTTAAATATGCAGTTTGGATGTAGtatgatatatatatagtagatataaatgatataaaatGGTTTTACAATAAGCATACAGTATTTGTGATTCCCTTTGCATGGATGCAGtcttaaaaaacaaattttggCAGTtttgtcatcatcatcatctcatACAGGTTAGGTTTGAGAAAAATTTCATGCACAAATGTATACATGAGTGGAAAGATGAAGCTCTTAGGAAATTTTCACTCCGAGACCTTTAGCTAGGGTAAGTACACGTTAATATGCTATAGATAGATGCATGTTATTGGTCCCACCCATATTCTAGTTGTGGTTAAGGCCTTTTCAGGTTCAGATAATGTTATATAAATGAATACACTCTGAAACTTATTTATAACAAGTTTAATGAATCTCCATTACAAATAGTCAGGGTTTAATAAACAAATTCCAAGTAAACATTCAAAAATATCAGTGAGAGGTTTTCACCACATGGTTAAGTCTCTGGTCAGTCTTCAAATTAATACTGTAGCTGCATGGTTACagaaagaaaaattcaagacccTGACTAATTTGGGCATAAATACATCAAATCATCTCTTGAGTTTCTCAGTACCTTTGAGCGCTTTTGTTATTAAGCTAGGCAtgcatatatattataaaagaaaataatCAAACTTTAAGCATTTCGCGAAGCAGAGTATATTTCCCATTCTGCAATGCAGATTTTAACATTTTCCATGTCTGTGGTTTAACCAGTTCCAAgctaataataaaacatataaactAGGCTTAACTAACCTACTACCGACTGAATTCCACAGGATGTAAAGTTCTGATACTTCAGACAAACTTTAGACTGTTAAAGTGTCAACCTTATCTGTCACAGTCTGCTTCTGTCTCAACTTTTGAAATACTGTAAGacacataatttattttatcttttaaaGTTGAACTTGGGAGTCTGTGTAACAAAGAAAACCTTGTCAACATAATTGACCTGTTCAAGGTGGTTAACAGAGCTGTAGTTAAGTTCATCATTGCAGGTTGAATATTGGTTATCATCCGCTTCAGTAATTCTCTGCACAgatataaacacacaaaacacacaagctTTAACATGATTACATAAATATAGTATGgagcatttataaaaatacatttcaaaatgatgaTGTTATATCTGTTTCTATGGTGAGATACCAGATATTTTGAATCATCCTCTTTAATGACTCCCTGCACagatataaacacacaataacaTGAATACATAACAATAGTATGGAGCATTTATGAAAAACATTTCTAAATGATGTTGTTATATGGGTTTCTCTCGGAAGAGACCTCATATATTGAATCACCCACTTCATTGTCTCCCTGCACagatataaacacacaaacacacaagttTTAACATGATTACATACCAATAGTATGAAGCATTTATgaaaatacatttcaaaatgatgtTGTTATATGAATTTCGGCTGTGAGATACCTCATAGGTTGAAGCACCAACTTCAGGAACTCTCTGCTTAGATATAAACACACAAGCTTTAAAATGATTACATAGCAGTAGTATGAAGCATTTttgaaaatacatttcaaaatgatgtTGTTATATGGGTTTCTGAGGCGAGATACCGTATAGGTTGTAAACTTGTTATCATCCTCTTCATTATCTTCCTGCATAGatataaacacacacgcaaGCTTTAAAATGATTACATAACAGTAGTAtgaagcatttattaaaatacatttcaaaatgatgtTGTTATATGGGTTTTTGAGGCGAGATACCTTGTGGATTGTAAACTTGTTATCATCCTCTTCAGTGTCTTCCTGCACAGATATAAACACAGACGCAagctttaaaatgacataaCAATAGTATGGAGCATTTATGaaaagacatttcaaaatgtattgttATATGGGTTTAATACAAGATACTTtaacagtgtttgttttagcaGTTATATGCTGTACTGTGTTATATTTTCTGTTTGAACACTTATAACAGTTCTTGAACTATCTATCAGTCTGTCTGTATAAACTCAAAATTTAACATTGAAGTCATTCAAATCAGAAGAGTGAAGGTAGTTGGTAGAAAAAATtgtttgtgtgaaaattatgtGAATTGTTGTTACCTTTCTATAGAAcataacattttttaataaaaacaaataaatatatttacacatttattaGCTGTAGCTCTGAGTTTCCTGCGGATGCAGAAGATCAAAACTGCAGCTACAATCATCAGAACTCCAACAACACAACAGATGAGAACAATATATTTGAAAGGGAGACCTGTAATGAATAATAGGAGACATTACCTAAGACTTAACTGAATCTGATCTCAGATCTGTGAATATCATTACCGTAACCGATAATGATATTCACAGATTCGGTTACGGTAATGATATTCACAGATCTGAGATCAGACTCAGTTAAGTCTTAGGTTACGGTAATGTGACCAGTGAATATCATTACTGTAACAGAATCTGATCTCAGATCTGTGAATATCATTACCGTAACCAAATCTGATCTCAGATCTGTGAATATCATTACCGTAAGCAAATCTGATCTCAGACCTGTGACCAGTGATTATCATTACTGTAATATAATATGATCTCAGACCTGTGACCAGTGAACATCATTACCATAACCGAATTTGATCTCAGACCTGTGACCAGTGAACATCATTACCGTAACCGAATCTGATCTCAGACCTGTGACCAGTGAACATCTTTACCATAATCGAATGTGATCTCAGACCTGTGACCAGTGAACATCATTACCGTAACCGAATCTGATCTCAGACCTGTGACCAGTGAACAGCTTTACCATAATCGAATGTGATCTCAGACCTGTGACCAGTGAACATCAGTACCGTAACCGAATTTGATCTTAGATCTGTGACCAGTGAACATCATTACCGTAACCGAATCTGATCTCAGACCTGTGACCAGTGAACATCTTTACCATAATCGAATGTGATCTCAGACCTGTGACCAGTGAACATCATTACCGTAACCAAATCTGATCTCAGACTTGTGACCAGTGATTATCATTACCGTAATCTAATCTGATCTCAGACCTGTGACCAGTGAACATCATTACCATAACCGAATCTGATCTCAGACCTGTGACCAGTGAACATCATTACCGTAACCGAATCTGATCTCAGACCTGTGACCAGTGAACATCATTACCGTAACCGAATCTGATCTCAGATCTGTGACCAGTGAACATCATTACTGTAACCGAATCTGTTTTTAGATCTGTGACCAGTGAACATCATTACCGTAACCAAATCTGATCTCAGACCTGTGACCAGTGAACGTCATTACCGTAACCGAATCTGATCTCAGACCTGTGACCAGTGAACATCATTACCGTAACCGAATCTGATCTCAGACCTGTGACCAGTGATTATCATTACCGTAATCTAATCTGATCTCAGACCTGTGACCAGTGAACATCATTACCATAACCAAATCTGATCTCAGACCTGTGACCAGTGAACATCATTACCGTAACCGAATCTGATCTCAGACCTGTGACCAGTGAACATCATTACCGTAACCGAATCTGATCTCAGATCTGTGACCAGTGAACATCATTACTGTAACCGAATCTGTTTTTAGATCTGTGACCAGTGAACATCATTACCGTAACCGAATCTGATCTCAGACCTGTGACCAGTGAACATCTTTACCGTAATCGAATGTGATCTCAGACCTGTGACCAGTGAACATCCTTACCTTAACCAAATCTGATCTCAGACCTGTGACGAGTGAACATCATTACCGTAACCGAATCTGATCTCAGACCTGTGACCATCATTACCGTAACCAAATCTGATCTCAGACCTGTGACCAGTGAACGTCATTACCGTAACCGAATCTGATCTCAGACCTGTGACCAGTGAACATCATTACCGTAACCGAATCTGATCTCAGACCTGTGACCAGTGAACATCATTACCGTAACCGAATCTGATCTCAGACCTGTGACCAGTGAACATCATTACCGTAACCGAATCAGATCTCAGACCTGTGACCAGTGAACATCAATACCGTAACCGAATCTGATCTCAGACCTGTGACCAGTGAACATCATTACCGTAACCAAATCTAATCTCAGATCTGTGACCAGTGAATATCATTACCCCAACCAAATCTGATCTCAGACATGTGACCAGTGAACATCATTACCGACTGTAACCAGATAATTGAATATTTTTACCATAAGTGAATCTGGGATTAAAGATCATTCAAAGATGAATCTATCAGTCTGACCTTAGATcagaataaatacaaataaagacAGCTGTTGTACCTGAACACTGCTGACAGAGATCAGTAAGGCAGTAATCTTGAGTCTGGTTGCTTAAAGGATGTTGGGCCACACagctgtatgtgtttgtatccTGATATTCAACCTCCAGAGGTAGAGAGATGTTGCTGATGTTGAGATTAGACTCACTGATGTTAAACAATAAACTCTTTCCTTTGTACCAAGAGAGAGTTACACCTCTCCCATTCAACACTGAACACAACAATGAACAGTTTGATCTTTCTGATGATGAAGTGTTTTCTGGAGA
Protein-coding sequences here:
- the LOC135721162 gene encoding SLAM family member 5-like, with the translated sequence MMKKMFVVILNCFWSLSGVAGSESRSVMEGDSVTLSVSLTETQRKEGISWKFGPRDVTIAEIEVGDNNIRPYEDRADGRFKGRVKLDHSGSLTITNTKTTDSGLYKVSQTSSDKQLSVFNINVYAPLPVPVITNASPENTSSSERSNCSLLCSVLNGRGVTLSWYKGKSLLFNISESNLNISNISLPLEVEYQDTNTYSCVAQHPLSNQTQDYCLTDLCQQCSGLPFKYIVLICCVVGVLMIVAAVLIFCIRRKLRATANKCEDTEEDDNKFTIHKEDNEEDDNKFTTYTRVPEVGASTYEGDNEVGDSIYEVSSERNPYNNII